One Halovivax ruber XH-70 genomic region harbors:
- a CDS encoding TIGR00341 family protein, whose protein sequence is MRLVQLTVPTGSREAITGVLDDREIDYVVTEETSSRRYTAVIYFPLPKAAVEPVLDELGEQGVPEDAYTVVLEAETVISRRFDRLKEAYESDDVDEDRIARQELLSEAQSLTPTRSIYVAMTIISAVVATAGLFLDSPAVVVGSMVIAPLIGPALGASVGSVLNDETLFRKSLVYQALGVGLAIAAATFFALLVNVTNIVPSSLELTEVGEINERLAPDLLALAIALGAGIAGMVSISTGLATALVGVMIAAALIPPAAAAGIAIAWGEPAAALGATTLVFVNVLSVNLAGLVTLWYAGYRPEGLWNLGPTESRVRRRVIGLVVIVGIFALFLGGITYASYQVSTFEQDAREEVEAVLAEDDAAQLLDLSVELDESLPVREPSRVIVTVGAPPGEVDPTLAAAIRERVAEQAASDVSVQVRYIAIAEADPPATGADNETNETAESVEPPVPRAPTGPPRIGVSGARPVLGPGR, encoded by the coding sequence GTGCGACTCGTCCAGTTGACCGTGCCGACGGGCTCTCGCGAGGCCATCACTGGCGTCCTCGACGACCGTGAGATCGACTACGTCGTGACCGAGGAGACGAGCAGTCGACGCTACACCGCCGTGATCTACTTCCCGCTCCCGAAGGCGGCCGTCGAGCCGGTGCTCGACGAACTCGGCGAGCAGGGCGTTCCCGAGGACGCGTACACCGTCGTCCTCGAGGCCGAGACCGTCATATCGAGGCGGTTCGACCGACTCAAGGAGGCCTACGAGAGTGACGACGTCGACGAAGACCGCATCGCGCGCCAGGAGTTGCTGAGCGAGGCACAGTCCCTGACGCCGACGCGGTCGATCTACGTCGCGATGACGATCATCAGCGCCGTCGTCGCCACCGCCGGCCTCTTCCTCGACTCGCCGGCCGTCGTCGTCGGCTCGATGGTCATCGCGCCGCTTATCGGCCCCGCCCTCGGGGCCAGCGTCGGCTCGGTCCTGAACGACGAGACGCTCTTCCGGAAGAGTCTCGTGTACCAGGCGCTTGGCGTCGGCCTCGCGATCGCCGCTGCCACGTTCTTCGCGCTCCTCGTCAACGTAACCAACATCGTCCCATCCAGCCTCGAACTCACCGAAGTCGGGGAGATCAACGAGCGGCTCGCGCCGGACCTGCTCGCGCTGGCCATCGCGCTCGGCGCCGGCATCGCCGGGATGGTGAGTATCTCGACGGGGCTGGCGACGGCGCTGGTCGGCGTCATGATCGCCGCAGCCCTCATCCCGCCCGCCGCGGCCGCCGGCATCGCGATCGCCTGGGGCGAGCCAGCAGCGGCCCTTGGGGCGACGACGCTTGTCTTCGTGAACGTCCTCTCGGTCAACCTCGCCGGGCTCGTGACGCTGTGGTACGCCGGCTATCGGCCGGAGGGGCTGTGGAACCTGGGGCCAACCGAGAGCCGGGTCCGCCGTCGGGTGATCGGGCTCGTCGTCATCGTCGGAATCTTCGCGCTCTTCCTCGGCGGCATCACCTACGCTTCCTACCAGGTCTCGACGTTCGAACAGGATGCGAGGGAGGAGGTGGAGGCCGTCCTCGCCGAGGACGACGCCGCCCAGTTGTTAGACCTCAGCGTCGAACTCGACGAGAGCCTTCCCGTCCGCGAGCCCTCGAGGGTAATCGTCACCGTCGGCGCGCCACCTGGGGAGGTCGATCCGACGCTCGCCGCGGCGATTCGCGAACGCGTCGCCGAACAGGCGGCCAGCGACGTCTCCGTCCAGGTCCGCTACATCGCCATCGCCGAGGCCGATCCACCGGCGACAGGAGCAGACAACGAGACGAACGAGACGGCCGAATCCGTCGAACCGCCGGTTCCCAGAGCGCCGACGGGGCCGCCTCGGATCGGAGTGAGCGGTGCTCGCCCGGTCCTCGGTCCGGGCCGGTAG
- a CDS encoding antitoxin VapB family protein, translating into MGETEYRNVRLTADAYQRLKDRKQPGESFSDTVERIAGERSLLELAGLVSDEEAAEMRDAIRTREERSRDQLDRYVEELDS; encoded by the coding sequence ATGGGCGAAACGGAGTACCGGAACGTCAGGCTTACCGCAGACGCCTACCAGCGGCTCAAAGATCGGAAACAGCCTGGCGAGTCGTTCTCGGATACGGTCGAGCGCATCGCCGGCGAACGGTCACTCCTCGAGCTGGCGGGCCTCGTCTCGGACGAGGAAGCGGCGGAGATGCGAGACGCCATTCGAACACGAGAGGAACGCTCACGGGACCAACTCGATCGCTACGTCGAGGAACTCGACTCGTGA
- a CDS encoding DMT family transporter, whose amino-acid sequence MSRDRYATAGLFVLLATLWGLSFVATRAAVADVPPVLLAALRFDVAGLLLLGYAAWSTRHWVPNSRADWLNVGLGGLLFVAAHHAFLFAGQQYVTSAVAAVIVSLDPILAAAFARLALPEEAISRLGAAGLVVGLVGAIVVADPDPGSLTAARSVGGFLVFLAAAAFALGAVLTRRTRTTLPVQSMQAWMMLVGAAILHVVAVAIPGQDFSAAVWTQSALVGLAYLAVVAAGVGYLIYFALLDRVGPVEVNLVGYAAPVAAAIGGWLLLDEAVTFRTIVGFGVILVGFALVKHRALRAEVSRARS is encoded by the coding sequence GTGTCCCGCGATCGCTACGCCACGGCCGGACTCTTCGTCCTCCTCGCGACGCTGTGGGGACTCTCGTTCGTCGCGACGAGAGCGGCGGTCGCCGACGTGCCGCCGGTTCTCCTGGCGGCGCTGCGCTTCGACGTGGCGGGACTACTCCTGCTCGGGTATGCGGCGTGGTCGACCCGCCACTGGGTCCCGAACTCACGCGCGGACTGGCTCAACGTCGGACTCGGCGGGTTGCTGTTCGTCGCCGCGCATCACGCGTTCCTCTTCGCCGGCCAGCAGTACGTGACCAGCGCAGTCGCGGCCGTCATCGTCAGTCTCGACCCGATTCTCGCCGCGGCGTTCGCTCGTCTCGCTCTCCCCGAGGAAGCCATCTCTCGCCTCGGTGCAGCGGGACTCGTCGTCGGGCTCGTCGGGGCGATCGTCGTCGCCGACCCCGATCCGGGCTCGCTTACGGCGGCGCGCAGCGTCGGCGGCTTCCTGGTCTTTCTCGCAGCCGCCGCGTTCGCCCTGGGGGCCGTCCTCACGCGTCGCACACGGACGACGCTGCCCGTCCAGAGCATGCAGGCCTGGATGATGCTCGTCGGCGCGGCGATTCTACACGTCGTCGCGGTCGCCATTCCCGGTCAGGATTTTTCCGCTGCCGTCTGGACCCAGTCGGCGCTCGTCGGTCTCGCCTACCTCGCCGTGGTCGCGGCCGGCGTCGGCTACCTGATTTACTTCGCACTGCTGGACCGGGTCGGCCCCGTCGAGGTCAACCTCGTCGGGTACGCGGCGCCGGTCGCCGCGGCGATCGGTGGATGGCTACTGCTCGACGAAGCGGTCACGTTCCGGACGATCGTCGGCTTCGGGGTCATCCTCGTCGGTTTCGCCCTGGTCAAACACCGGGCGCTCCGGGCCGAGGTGTCGCGCGCTCGGTCGTAA
- a CDS encoding PIN domain-containing protein yields MIVDTNILIRILQNDQQAIAKVADIEAQVGQVRLSAMSEFELYHSIERVDNATERRQAIEAVLDTKTTYPADSTVMKKAGRIDGQLTAAGREIGLADTVIAATALVHEEPLLTENVRHFDRIDELRVESY; encoded by the coding sequence GTGATCGTCGATACGAACATCCTCATTCGAATTCTACAGAACGACCAGCAGGCGATCGCGAAAGTCGCCGACATCGAAGCACAGGTCGGGCAGGTGCGGCTCTCGGCCATGTCGGAGTTCGAACTGTATCACAGCATCGAACGAGTCGACAACGCGACGGAACGCCGTCAGGCAATCGAGGCTGTGCTCGACACGAAAACGACGTACCCGGCCGATTCGACCGTCATGAAAAAAGCCGGTCGAATCGATGGACAGCTGACGGCCGCCGGCCGCGAGATCGGACTGGCTGATACGGTGATCGCCGCGACCGCACTGGTGCACGAGGAACCGCTCCTCACGGAGAACGTACGCCATTTCGATCGAATCGATGAATTACGTGTCGAATCCTACTGA
- a CDS encoding HAD family hydrolase: protein MDRIETITATDCALGFVSVYDAILFDNDGVLVDPPGIETKTAATKAAFAAVGVTEPDPADVDAILSGPTEAELEACCARYGLDPESFWRARERHDEDSQLEAFRAGERSVYDDIGALRDVRRPRGVVSNNHHSTIEFVLSHFELEPLFDCYYGRPMTIESLSRKKPNPHYVERAVADLGVTSALYVGDSESDVVAADRAGLDSAFVRRSHNRRAALSVEPDYEIESLRAVPAIVSGS, encoded by the coding sequence GTGGACCGGATCGAAACGATCACGGCGACTGACTGTGCACTCGGATTCGTGTCTGTCTACGACGCGATCCTGTTCGACAACGACGGGGTGCTCGTCGACCCCCCGGGAATCGAAACCAAAACCGCGGCGACGAAGGCGGCGTTCGCCGCGGTCGGCGTGACGGAGCCGGATCCGGCCGACGTCGACGCGATCCTCTCGGGACCAACCGAGGCCGAACTCGAGGCCTGCTGTGCCCGCTACGGCCTCGACCCGGAATCGTTCTGGCGGGCTCGGGAACGCCACGACGAAGACTCGCAACTCGAGGCGTTTCGCGCCGGGGAACGATCGGTGTACGACGATATTGGCGCTCTTCGGGACGTACGGCGCCCGCGCGGCGTCGTCAGCAACAACCACCACTCGACGATCGAATTCGTCCTCTCGCACTTCGAGCTGGAACCGCTGTTCGACTGTTACTACGGTCGCCCGATGACGATCGAGAGTCTCTCGCGGAAGAAACCGAATCCACATTACGTCGAACGCGCCGTGGCTGACCTCGGGGTGACGTCCGCGCTGTACGTCGGTGACAGCGAGAGCGACGTGGTCGCCGCCGATCGTGCCGGCCTGGACTCGGCGTTCGTCCGCCGATCACACAACCGACGCGCGGCGCTCTCCGTCGAGCCCGACTACGAGATCGAGTCGCTCCGGGCCGTGCCCGCCATCGTCTCTGGGTCGTGA
- a CDS encoding ribonucleotide-diphosphate reductase subunit beta, which yields MTASPTTRHTCQHMPLINNDDQHDPNKILPIDYDWAREYYVAGVNNNWVPEEIPMQDDVSQWNDDTLSDAERQLVEWNLGFFSTAESLTANNIVLALYEYVTAPECRQYLLRQAYEEAIHTDTFIYCCDSLGFDPEYLYGMYERVPSIAEKDAFVVDLTQSIDDADFTIETADDVRAFLRDLIGFYVIMEGIFFYAGFAMMLGLKRRNRMVGIGQQFEYILRDESLHVGFGVDLINQIRVENPDVWTPEFEAEVADLIAEAVDLEQIYATEACPADVLGMSAPQFAEYVEYVADRRLTQLDMDEQYGTENPFPWLSEQVDLNKEKNFFETQVTEYQSGGSLDW from the coding sequence ATCACCGCATCACCCACCACCCGACATACTTGCCAACACATGCCACTCATCAACAACGACGACCAGCACGATCCGAACAAGATCCTGCCCATCGACTACGACTGGGCCAGAGAGTACTACGTCGCCGGGGTGAACAACAACTGGGTCCCGGAAGAGATCCCGATGCAGGACGACGTTTCGCAGTGGAACGACGACACGCTGTCCGACGCGGAACGCCAGCTCGTCGAGTGGAACCTGGGGTTCTTCTCGACGGCCGAGTCGCTCACCGCGAACAACATCGTCCTCGCGCTGTACGAGTACGTCACCGCACCCGAGTGCCGCCAGTATCTGCTTCGACAGGCCTACGAGGAGGCCATCCACACGGACACGTTCATCTACTGCTGTGACAGCCTCGGGTTCGATCCCGAGTACCTCTATGGGATGTACGAACGCGTCCCGTCCATCGCGGAGAAGGACGCGTTCGTCGTGGACCTTACCCAGTCCATCGACGACGCCGACTTCACGATCGAGACGGCGGACGACGTGCGCGCGTTCCTCCGCGACCTGATCGGCTTCTACGTCATCATGGAGGGCATCTTCTTCTACGCCGGCTTCGCCATGATGCTCGGGCTCAAACGCCGGAACAGGATGGTCGGGATCGGCCAGCAGTTCGAGTACATCTTGCGCGACGAGTCACTCCACGTCGGGTTCGGCGTCGACCTCATCAATCAGATTCGCGTCGAGAACCCGGACGTCTGGACCCCCGAGTTCGAAGCGGAGGTCGCCGACCTGATCGCCGAGGCCGTCGATCTGGAGCAGATCTACGCGACCGAGGCGTGCCCCGCCGACGTCCTCGGCATGAGCGCGCCACAGTTCGCCGAGTACGTCGAGTACGTCGCGGATCGGCGACTCACGCAACTCGACATGGACGAACAGTACGGGACGGAGAATCCGTTCCCGTGGCTGTCCGAACAGGTCGACCTGAACAAGGAGAAGAACTTCTTCGAGACGCAGGTGACCGAGTACCAGAGCGGCGGCAGCCTCGACTGGTAG
- a CDS encoding coenzyme F420-0:L-glutamate ligase — MELHPVPDLPEIEPGDDLAAMIAERAAIEPGDVVTVASTVVSKAQGRTADLADFPAGPRAVELAERFEALTGEAKDPRFAQAVLEESTEIIVETPFMLTETCFGHTCVNAGIDRSNVPEHDLLLLPKRPADRAAGLRAGLLERADGLDAEAADRIETAGSDGDVPDGIDEVGVVVTDTCGRPFRHGQRGVALGWAGMPASRDWRGETDRDGRELGVTVQAIVDELASAANLVTGEGDDGTPAVVVRDFDFGDHAGGASLFRSVEKDQVRQALREWSYE, encoded by the coding sequence ATGGAACTACACCCGGTCCCGGACCTGCCCGAAATCGAACCGGGGGACGACCTCGCCGCGATGATCGCCGAGCGCGCCGCGATCGAGCCGGGCGACGTGGTCACCGTCGCGAGTACGGTCGTCTCGAAGGCACAGGGCCGGACGGCGGACCTCGCAGACTTTCCGGCGGGACCGCGGGCCGTCGAACTCGCCGAGCGGTTCGAGGCGCTGACGGGCGAGGCGAAGGATCCGCGATTTGCCCAGGCCGTCCTCGAAGAGAGTACCGAGATCATCGTCGAGACCCCGTTCATGCTCACGGAGACGTGCTTCGGGCACACCTGCGTCAACGCGGGGATCGACCGCTCGAACGTCCCGGAACACGATCTGCTCTTGCTCCCGAAGCGACCGGCCGACCGCGCCGCGGGGCTCCGGGCCGGCTTGCTCGAACGCGCCGACGGACTCGACGCCGAAGCGGCCGACCGAATCGAAACTGCGGGCAGCGACGGGGACGTCCCCGACGGCATCGACGAAGTCGGCGTCGTCGTCACCGACACCTGCGGCCGGCCGTTCCGCCACGGCCAGCGCGGCGTCGCCCTCGGCTGGGCGGGCATGCCGGCCAGTCGGGACTGGCGCGGCGAGACGGATCGCGACGGGCGCGAACTCGGCGTCACCGTCCAGGCCATCGTCGACGAACTCGCCTCGGCGGCCAACCTCGTCACCGGCGAGGGCGACGACGGCACCCCTGCGGTGGTCGTGCGCGACTTCGACTTTGGCG
- a CDS encoding guanosine monophosphate reductase yields MDELRTGLSYGDVLVVPQRSDVDSRSNVDLSTRLTDGIELATPLLSAPMDTVTEAETAIAMDEAGGMGTIHRFLTIEEQAAEVREAVAAEATVGAAVGIAGDPIERTDAVVDAGVDCVMVDVAHGHLERCLDAVAAIRDAFPDVDLIAGNVATPAGVADLAEAGADCVKVGIGPGSHCTTRRVAGAGVPQLTAVSDCAEAADEYGVRTIADGGIRCSGDAVKALLAGADAVMMGSLFAGTAEAPPATVEIDGTRYKRSRGMATTAANEARTDTDELPDADEGVEGLTEYRGPLVDVAAEFAAGIRSGLSYAGGHTIVDARESAEFIRVAQSAREREGAHGDHDWENVVVE; encoded by the coding sequence ATGGACGAGCTACGGACCGGTCTGTCCTACGGCGACGTGCTGGTGGTCCCCCAGCGATCCGACGTGGACAGTCGTTCGAACGTCGACCTCTCGACGCGCCTGACCGACGGGATCGAACTCGCGACGCCGCTCCTGTCAGCGCCGATGGATACCGTCACCGAGGCCGAGACGGCGATCGCGATGGACGAGGCCGGCGGCATGGGGACGATCCACCGCTTCCTGACGATCGAGGAGCAGGCCGCCGAGGTGCGCGAGGCGGTCGCGGCCGAGGCCACCGTGGGTGCCGCGGTCGGTATCGCCGGCGACCCGATCGAGCGAACGGACGCGGTCGTCGACGCCGGCGTGGACTGTGTGATGGTCGACGTCGCACACGGACACCTGGAGCGCTGTCTCGACGCGGTGGCCGCCATCCGCGACGCGTTCCCCGATGTCGACCTGATCGCCGGTAACGTCGCGACGCCCGCCGGCGTCGCCGATCTGGCCGAGGCGGGTGCCGACTGCGTCAAGGTCGGGATCGGCCCCGGCTCGCACTGCACCACACGTCGCGTCGCCGGTGCGGGCGTTCCCCAGCTCACCGCCGTCAGTGACTGCGCCGAGGCAGCCGACGAGTACGGTGTGCGGACCATCGCCGACGGGGGCATCCGCTGTTCTGGCGACGCCGTGAAGGCGCTGCTCGCGGGGGCCGACGCCGTGATGATGGGGAGCCTCTTCGCCGGCACCGCCGAAGCGCCGCCGGCGACCGTCGAGATCGACGGCACCCGGTACAAGCGCTCGCGCGGCATGGCGACGACCGCGGCGAACGAGGCCCGGACGGACACCGACGAGCTCCCCGACGCGGACGAAGGCGTCGAGGGGCTCACGGAGTACAGGGGTCCGCTGGTCGACGTAGCGGCCGAGTTCGCCGCCGGCATCCGCTCCGGACTGAGCTACGCGGGCGGCCACACCATCGTGGACGCACGCGAGTCCGCCGAGTTCATCCGCGTCGCCCAGAGCGCCCGCGAACGGGAGGGTGCTCACGGCGACCACGATTGGGAGAACGTCGTCGTGGAGTGA
- a CDS encoding flagellar protein G, whose translation MRESIVQLILFVAIVSVTAVAVGTIVTQSGHLADSIGGESDRRVASLETDVDIVNDPATDAYDPDAAGGDGGVVVYVKNVGDESLEPASLDVLLDGEYQPATNTSVPNGDGWRPGTTLRMTIPGDPGAGSHRVLVRIHDADARLTFERA comes from the coding sequence GTGCGTGAATCGATCGTCCAGTTGATACTGTTCGTCGCGATCGTCTCGGTGACCGCCGTCGCCGTGGGGACGATCGTCACACAGTCCGGCCACCTCGCGGATTCGATCGGTGGAGAGAGCGACCGGCGCGTCGCCTCGCTCGAGACGGACGTGGACATCGTCAACGACCCGGCGACGGACGCGTACGATCCCGACGCGGCCGGCGGCGACGGGGGTGTCGTCGTCTACGTCAAGAACGTCGGTGACGAGAGCCTAGAGCCCGCCTCGCTCGACGTGCTACTCGACGGCGAGTACCAGCCCGCGACGAACACGTCGGTTCCCAACGGCGATGGCTGGCGCCCCGGGACGACACTTCGCATGACGATTCCGGGCGACCCGGGTGCCGGTTCTCACCGCGTGCTCGTGCGGATTCACGACGCCGACGCGCGGCTCACGTTCGAACGTGCCTGA
- a CDS encoding NUDIX domain-containing protein, producing the protein MTTARDTADATNDEPDHVVTAFLRNRGEILVCKRSDAVGTYPGAWGGVSGFAEDEPDEQVWREIDEETGLTADEMSLVRAGRPVSVSDPEIDREWVVHPYLFDAASREIDLSEEHTEAAWIPPTALAGDDAAGASGTTERETVPKLWATYERVAPTVRSIAADDDHGAAWLSIRAMEVLRDRAGLLLRERAATADAEPDSESAVDPDGEWDELAAVGNRLLESRPSMAVLRNRVNQVMAEASTDGEASAETDTPDAGSVLEAAVDGIERAVAADADAAGRATEVVTGRLLTLSWSGTVHDAILAGEPDRVFVAASQPGREGVATAETLADATAVTLCPDAAVAHVLAEEGIDAVLVGADTILPDGRVVNKTGTRAATLAAAREDVPVYAVAASDKISTRETVNLESGDRTDVYDGDARIDVTNPTFDVTPADCVTGIVTDRGILEPADTERIAAEFRENETWS; encoded by the coding sequence ATGACTACAGCGCGAGACACAGCCGACGCGACGAACGACGAACCGGACCACGTCGTCACGGCGTTCCTCCGGAATCGCGGGGAGATCCTCGTCTGCAAACGGAGCGACGCCGTGGGAACCTACCCCGGCGCCTGGGGCGGCGTCTCCGGGTTCGCCGAGGACGAGCCGGACGAGCAGGTGTGGCGCGAAATCGACGAGGAGACTGGACTGACCGCCGACGAGATGTCACTGGTCCGCGCCGGGCGACCGGTGTCGGTCTCGGATCCAGAGATCGATCGCGAGTGGGTCGTCCACCCGTACCTCTTCGACGCAGCGTCGCGCGAGATCGACCTGAGCGAGGAACACACCGAGGCGGCGTGGATCCCGCCGACGGCGCTCGCGGGCGACGACGCGGCGGGCGCGTCAGGAACGACCGAGCGCGAGACCGTGCCGAAGCTCTGGGCGACCTACGAACGAGTCGCACCGACGGTTCGCTCGATCGCGGCGGACGACGACCACGGGGCCGCCTGGCTCTCCATCCGCGCGATGGAAGTGCTCAGGGACCGGGCCGGTCTCCTGCTCAGAGAGCGGGCAGCGACTGCGGACGCCGAACCTGACTCGGAATCGGCTGTGGACCCGGACGGCGAATGGGACGAACTCGCGGCGGTGGGCAACCGACTGCTCGAAAGTCGCCCCAGCATGGCCGTCCTCCGTAACCGCGTCAACCAGGTGATGGCCGAAGCGTCGACTGATGGCGAAGCCAGTGCGGAAACTGACACGCCAGACGCGGGTTCGGTACTCGAAGCCGCCGTCGACGGGATCGAACGAGCGGTCGCCGCGGATGCAGACGCGGCCGGCCGCGCGACCGAGGTTGTGACTGGGCGACTCCTGACACTCTCGTGGTCCGGAACCGTCCACGACGCTATCCTCGCGGGCGAACCCGATCGGGTCTTCGTCGCGGCGTCCCAACCCGGGAGGGAAGGTGTCGCGACGGCAGAGACGCTGGCGGACGCAACCGCCGTCACGCTCTGTCCCGACGCCGCGGTGGCGCACGTCCTCGCCGAGGAAGGGATCGACGCCGTCCTCGTCGGTGCCGACACGATCCTCCCGGACGGCCGCGTGGTGAACAAGACGGGAACGCGCGCCGCCACGCTCGCCGCCGCCCGCGAGGACGTTCCAGTCTACGCCGTCGCCGCGAGCGACAAGATCTCGACGCGTGAGACGGTCAACCTGGAGTCCGGCGATCGGACGGACGTCTACGACGGCGACGCACGGATCGACGTGACGAATCCCACGTTCGACGTGACACCCGCCGACTGCGTCACCGGCATCGTCACCGACCGGGGCATCCTCGAACCGGCCGACACCGAGCGTATCGCGGCCGAATTCCGCGAGAACGAAACCTGGAGCTGA
- the engB gene encoding GTP-binding protein EngB, giving the protein MFEGRPDRDAEVVLVGRSNVGKSTLMRELTGHAVATGGKPGVTRQPNHYDWAAEDFVLTDLPGFGFMSGVEEERREQIKTDVVRYVEEYAEHILVGVLVVDGKSVIDIIDRHSGPDSIPYDVEMFHFLRDLGIPTVVAVNKMDKVDDRDERLDDLCDRLGLHPPWKQWQDTIAPICAKRGSIDPLTEAVRTHLHEAARDDLFKFF; this is encoded by the coding sequence ATGTTCGAAGGTCGGCCGGATCGCGACGCCGAGGTCGTTCTCGTCGGGCGGTCGAACGTCGGGAAGTCGACGCTCATGCGCGAACTCACCGGCCACGCGGTTGCAACGGGCGGCAAACCGGGCGTGACGCGCCAGCCCAATCACTACGACTGGGCCGCGGAGGACTTCGTCCTCACCGACCTCCCCGGGTTCGGCTTCATGAGCGGCGTCGAGGAGGAGCGACGCGAACAGATCAAGACCGACGTGGTGCGCTACGTCGAGGAGTACGCCGAACACATTCTCGTCGGCGTGCTCGTCGTCGACGGCAAGAGCGTGATCGACATCATCGACCGTCACTCCGGGCCGGACTCGATCCCCTACGACGTCGAGATGTTTCACTTCCTCCGGGACCTCGGGATTCCGACCGTCGTCGCCGTCAACAAGATGGACAAGGTCGACGACCGCGACGAGCGCCTCGACGACCTCTGCGACCGACTCGGCCTGCACCCGCCCTGGAAACAGTGGCAGGACACGATCGCGCCCATCTGTGCCAAACGCGGGTCGATCGATCCGCTCACCGAGGCCGTCCGGACGCACCTTCACGAGGCGGCACGCGACGACCTGTTCAAATTCTTCTAG
- a CDS encoding DoxX family protein: MFESTPMEVAFLLARVLFGGTLAFMGLNHFMDVEGMAGYAEFKGLPAPKLSVLGSGALLVLGGLSLIAGVFPTLGAGALAAFLLVAAVTMHDFWRMEGEEAQNEMTAFLKNVYGAGAALAFLAVASATWPYALNIGL, translated from the coding sequence ATGTTCGAATCCACACCGATGGAGGTCGCCTTCCTCCTCGCTCGTGTCCTCTTCGGCGGGACGCTCGCGTTCATGGGCCTGAACCACTTCATGGATGTCGAAGGAATGGCCGGCTACGCCGAATTCAAGGGCCTCCCGGCGCCGAAACTCTCGGTGCTCGGCAGCGGCGCCCTGCTCGTCCTCGGCGGCCTCTCGCTCATCGCGGGTGTCTTCCCGACGCTCGGTGCCGGCGCACTCGCCGCGTTCTTGCTCGTCGCCGCCGTGACGATGCACGACTTCTGGCGCATGGAGGGTGAGGAGGCCCAGAACGAGATGACGGCCTTCCTCAAGAACGTCTACGGCGCCGGTGCGGCGCTGGCCTTCCTCGCTGTCGCCTCTGCGACCTGGCCCTATGCACTGAACATCGGGCTCTAG
- a CDS encoding acyl-CoA thioesterase produces MPARQSTDETASLRNSHTEMSEILMPNDTNNLGRALGGSVLSWMDICGAIAARRFCNRQVVTASMDHVDFIAPIDLGDVVTVSAYVFDTGRTSMDVMVDVRAERPDDGERWDAATSFFTFVALDAEENPAAVPSLQCESPAQEELRDDAVEKRRTRRRRLAAAVDE; encoded by the coding sequence ATGCCAGCACGACAATCCACGGACGAGACGGCGTCGCTTCGGAACTCACACACCGAGATGAGCGAGATTTTGATGCCGAACGACACGAACAACCTCGGCCGGGCGCTCGGCGGGTCCGTCCTCTCCTGGATGGACATCTGCGGTGCGATCGCCGCGCGGCGATTCTGTAATCGCCAGGTCGTCACTGCCTCCATGGACCACGTCGACTTCATCGCGCCGATCGATCTGGGGGACGTCGTGACGGTCTCGGCCTACGTCTTCGACACCGGTCGCACCAGCATGGACGTGATGGTCGACGTCCGCGCCGAACGCCCCGACGACGGCGAGCGGTGGGACGCGGCGACGTCGTTCTTCACGTTCGTCGCGCTCGACGCCGAGGAGAACCCCGCTGCAGTCCCATCCCTCCAGTGTGAGTCACCGGCCCAAGAGGAGCTTCGGGACGATGCGGTCGAGAAGCGACGAACACGTCGTCGGCGCCTCGCTGCGGCGGTCGACGAGTAA